The following proteins are encoded in a genomic region of Bacteroidota bacterium:
- a CDS encoding type II toxin-antitoxin system HipA family toxin, producing the protein MMNTAFVKIWGELVGAVAWDQSSGIATFEYDNNFKKLNWDLSPLKMPIQFPKNIFNFPELKLSKNTAFDTFKGLPGLLADVLPDKYGNQLIDIWLAQNGRATNSMNPVEMLCFIGTRGMGALEFEPAAFKEGKRTFTIEMESLVDQAKKLLSQKTSFTANFKKEEEQAIVEILKIGTSAGGARPKAVIAYNEKTAEVRSGQTNAPKGFEHWLLKLDGVNDVQVGSTSGYGRVEMAYYNMALACGIEMMPSMLLEENERAHFMTKRFDRENGDIKHHIQTFCAMSHFDYNVVTSFSYEQLFQTMRELKLSYVEAEQLFRRMVFNVISRNCDDHTKNFAFRLKKDCQWELAPAYDLCHTYNPNHQWVSQHALSINGKRKGITKGDLITIGKSIKCKQAISIIDEIETTVLNWKKFAKETGVAVKLTNAIDKTIQEWN; encoded by the coding sequence ATCATGAACACAGCATTTGTAAAAATATGGGGTGAATTGGTTGGTGCAGTTGCTTGGGACCAAAGCAGTGGTATAGCCACATTTGAATACGACAACAATTTCAAAAAACTAAACTGGGATTTATCTCCGTTAAAAATGCCGATTCAATTCCCAAAAAATATTTTCAATTTTCCAGAATTAAAACTGTCTAAAAATACTGCCTTCGATACATTCAAAGGATTACCCGGATTGTTAGCAGATGTGCTTCCCGACAAGTATGGTAATCAGCTAATCGATATTTGGCTGGCACAAAATGGGCGAGCAACCAACAGTATGAATCCTGTAGAAATGTTATGCTTTATTGGAACAAGAGGTATGGGAGCCTTGGAGTTTGAACCTGCAGCTTTTAAAGAAGGTAAGCGAACTTTTACAATCGAAATGGAAAGTTTAGTAGACCAGGCAAAAAAACTCCTTTCTCAAAAAACCTCTTTCACAGCTAATTTTAAAAAGGAGGAGGAACAAGCTATTGTGGAGATATTAAAAATTGGTACATCAGCCGGTGGTGCCAGACCTAAGGCAGTTATTGCCTATAATGAAAAGACTGCTGAAGTGCGTTCTGGACAAACCAATGCCCCAAAAGGCTTTGAGCATTGGTTGCTAAAACTTGATGGAGTAAACGACGTTCAAGTTGGCTCTACTAGCGGTTATGGAAGAGTGGAAATGGCTTATTATAACATGGCGCTTGCTTGTGGTATTGAAATGATGCCTTCAATGTTATTGGAAGAAAATGAAAGGGCGCACTTTATGACAAAACGGTTCGACAGGGAAAATGGGGACATAAAACACCATATTCAAACCTTTTGTGCGATGAGTCATTTTGATTACAATGTTGTTACGAGTTTTAGTTATGAGCAACTATTTCAAACCATGCGTGAACTTAAACTAAGTTATGTCGAAGCTGAGCAATTATTTCGAAGAATGGTCTTTAATGTGATTTCGCGAAATTGTGACGACCATACAAAGAACTTCGCTTTTAGGCTTAAGAAAGATTGTCAATGGGAATTAGCCCCGGCTTATGATCTATGCCATACTTATAATCCGAATCATCAATGGGTAAGTCAGCATGCGCTGAGTATTAATGGAAAACGAAAAGGAATAACCAAAGGCGATTTAATCACAATTGGAAAATCGATCAAGTGCAAACAAGCTATCTCGATCATTGACGAAATTGAAACTACCGTTTTGAACTGGAAAAAATTTGCTAAAGAAACAGGTGTTGCAGTTAAGTTGACAAACGCAATTGATAAAACTATACAAGAATGGAACTAA
- a CDS encoding helix-turn-helix transcriptional regulator, which translates to MKTFSTINWNSLSDKALAEHIGRFIKEKRMEQNKTQDTLATAAGISRSTLSLLEKGEVVTIATLLQVLRVLDQLPILEVFTVQPIVSPIQLAKQELKKRKRASGSTKSSNSTSSW; encoded by the coding sequence ATGAAAACTTTCTCAACTATAAACTGGAATTCATTGAGCGATAAAGCCCTCGCAGAGCACATTGGGCGTTTTATTAAAGAAAAGCGTATGGAGCAAAACAAAACTCAAGATACACTTGCAACTGCTGCCGGTATTAGTCGCTCAACCTTGAGTTTACTAGAGAAAGGAGAGGTGGTTACTATCGCTACACTGCTCCAAGTATTGCGCGTGTTAGATCAATTACCAATTCTCGAGGTATTTACTGTTCAACCTATAGTAAGCCCAATTCAACTAGCAAAACAAGAACTGAAAAAGCGTAAACGAGCAAGTGGCTCCACAAAATCCTCCAACTCAACATCAAGCTGGTAA
- a CDS encoding thermonuclease family protein, whose amino-acid sequence MKKIIVSVLFLTAFTAAFSQEEARVMKVKDGDTYVLKTTAKEHTIRLLNVDAPELNQHWGFNSWLNVKALILGKVVKFEVLKTDVYGRELAMVYVDGQRLDEILIANGWAWHYINFDTDARLEDLMRKASSERKGLWECGAEKVCPPWLFRKYNSKNRYRFCKGCIATKK is encoded by the coding sequence ATGAAGAAAATAATTGTATCGGTTTTGTTTTTAACGGCTTTTACAGCCGCTTTTTCGCAAGAAGAAGCAAGGGTGATGAAAGTTAAGGATGGCGATACATACGTTCTTAAAACGACTGCAAAGGAGCATACAATAAGGTTATTAAATGTTGATGCTCCCGAACTAAATCAACACTGGGGTTTTAACTCTTGGCTGAATGTAAAAGCCTTGATACTTGGTAAGGTGGTAAAGTTTGAAGTATTGAAAACTGATGTGTACGGTAGAGAATTGGCAATGGTATATGTGGATGGGCAAAGACTGGATGAAATACTTATTGCAAATGGTTGGGCTTGGCACTACATCAATTTTGATACTGATGCAAGGCTTGAAGATTTGATGCGGAAAGCATCAAGCGAAAGAAAAGGACTTTGGGAATGTGGGGCTGAAAAAGTTTGTCCGCCCTGGCTATTCAGAAAGTATAATTCAAAAAACAGATACAGGTTTTGTAAAGGCTGTATCGCAACAAAAAAGTAA